Sequence from the Gemmatimonadota bacterium genome:
GCGGGATACCGTCGACGCGTGAGGCGGATCAGGCCGCCTTCGGCCCGCAGCGGTTGATCCCCAGGGCCGAGTAGAGGGGGCAGAAGCCGGTCAGGCCGGTCAGCAGGGGGACGAAGCCGAGCCACTGCAAGACGGTCCCGGCGGTCCCGGTGACGGTGTGGGTCCAGCCGAGGTAGAGCATGGCGAGGCCGGCGACGACACGGATCCCGCGGAACAGGGGGGATTCATTGCAGGGCATGGGGTACTCCGGAATGGGCAGAGTGGGGGGACACCCTACCAGAGGATAACGCCCGGTACCGGTTCCCGGTTCCCCGATTCGGTGGACACCGGCCAGAGGGGCGACTAGAATCCCCCGGCATTCGGCGCCGTAGCCAAGTGGTAAGGCAGAGGTCTGCAAAACCTCCATCACCGGTTCGACTCCGGTCGGCGCCTTGGGAAGCAGCGAACAGGGAACAGCGAACGGCGAACAGCGTGAAATGGTGAGGGGTGAGGGGTAAGGGGGCTGTTCCCCCTCACTCCTCACCCCTTACCGCTGTTCGCTGCTCGCCGTTCGCCGTCTCCCATTCCGACTCCCCCCGTGGTGAATCTTTCTCCGGTTCTCGGGGTATGATGAGACTCACTTCTACTGTTGAGTCTCAGATGATCTCGGATCTGCTGGCTTTTGGTGGCGTTGGGGCGCACCCCGTCCAACCGAAGGAACTCGCGGCCGCTCGGCCGCTGTATGAATGCCGCGCGGCGTTGCTCGCGGCGCATCTGGCGCATGTCGAGGCCACCTCGCCGGCCGACGCCGGTCCGCACCGGATTGCCGCGGCACGTGCCCAGGGCGAACTCGAGTGGCTGGCCGTCCGTGAGGCCGAGGAGAAGCGCTACGCCGAGTACACGCGGGCGAACCCGGCGGGGCTGGGAAGGGACCTGAAGGAGATGGTGGCGAGCTTCTTCGGACGGTGAGGCAGGAGGATCGATCATCGATTATCGATCATCGATCATCGTCTATC
This genomic interval carries:
- a CDS encoding DUF2892 domain-containing protein; this encodes MPCNESPLFRGIRVVAGLAMLYLGWTHTVTGTAGTVLQWLGFVPLLTGLTGFCPLYSALGINRCGPKAA